In Achromobacter xylosoxidans A8, a single window of DNA contains:
- a CDS encoding DNA-binding protein: MATGITETDVWTAADALLLEGARPTIERVRQKIGRGSPNTVSPYLETWFRSLGARIKDPGAFAAPAAVPDPVAQAAAHFWEAALAEARAQQEQAYRGRWEELAREGEQLASNAEQLQQRETQLAHREQDLQEALRVATAQLAAAEDRLQAAEQQLRQRDELLKRNQLQLEDARSATQAALAENENIRAQHAQALAATETRHAAHERRWLNELDGERGAVKRLQARLDEAQAASQQQAAQARKGLEQEQDQRRQAEQDAQGLRADVQALQMRQQTEQTAANAALAAAREREQSLEARLAAAEQRSSEYLAQLKGKDAQLGELTRHLMAQVQRQDAALAPPDNSHP, translated from the coding sequence ATGGCCACCGGAATTACCGAAACTGACGTCTGGACCGCCGCCGACGCCTTGCTGCTGGAGGGCGCGCGACCCACCATCGAGCGAGTGCGGCAAAAGATAGGCCGCGGATCGCCCAATACCGTCAGTCCTTACCTGGAAACCTGGTTTCGCTCGTTAGGCGCGCGCATCAAGGACCCGGGCGCGTTCGCGGCGCCCGCAGCGGTGCCGGACCCAGTGGCCCAGGCGGCGGCCCACTTCTGGGAAGCCGCCTTGGCCGAGGCCCGCGCACAACAGGAACAGGCTTATCGCGGACGCTGGGAAGAACTGGCGCGGGAAGGGGAGCAGTTGGCGTCCAACGCCGAACAGCTACAACAACGCGAAACCCAGCTTGCGCATCGCGAACAGGATTTGCAGGAAGCGCTCAGGGTAGCCACTGCCCAATTGGCCGCCGCCGAAGACCGGCTGCAAGCAGCCGAACAGCAGCTGCGGCAGCGTGACGAATTGCTCAAGCGGAACCAGCTGCAATTGGAAGACGCCCGCAGCGCCACCCAGGCTGCGCTGGCGGAAAACGAGAATATCCGTGCGCAACATGCCCAGGCGCTAGCAGCAACCGAAACCCGTCACGCCGCCCATGAGCGCCGCTGGCTGAACGAGCTGGACGGCGAGCGCGGCGCCGTCAAGCGGCTGCAGGCGCGGCTGGACGAAGCGCAAGCGGCCAGCCAACAACAGGCGGCCCAGGCCCGCAAGGGATTGGAGCAGGAGCAAGACCAGCGCCGGCAGGCAGAGCAGGACGCGCAGGGCTTGCGCGCCGACGTCCAGGCCCTGCAAATGCGCCAGCAGACTGAACAGACAGCGGCAAACGCAGCCCTGGCAGCGGCCCGCGAACGCGAACAATCGCTCGAAGCCAGGCTCGCGGCCGCCGAGCAGCGCTCGTCCGAGTACCTGGCGCAACTGAAAGGAAAGGACGCGCAGTTGGG